A single genomic interval of Malania oleifera isolate guangnan ecotype guangnan chromosome 11, ASM2987363v1, whole genome shotgun sequence harbors:
- the LOC131167971 gene encoding transcription and mRNA export factor ENY2 produces MRHSVNRPPTPDAREDQEKEPTLQEIINVKLIESGEKERLMELLRERLIDCGWKDEMKVLCRAFVKKKGRNNVTVDDLVHVITPKGRASIPDSVKAELLQRIRTFLVSAAL; encoded by the exons AT GAGGCATTCCGTGAATCGTCCGCCGACACCCGATGCACGGGAGGATCAAGAAAAAGAACCCACGCTACAAGAAATAATTAACGTCAAG CTGATTGAGAGTGGGGAGAAGGAACGACTGATGGAGCTTCTTAGGGAAAGGCTAATAGACTGTGGTTGGAAGGATGAAATGAAAGTGCTTTGCAG GgcatttgtgaagaagaaagggAGGAATAATGTCACTGTGGATGACCTTGTGCATGTTATCACACCAAAAGGAAGAG CATCCATTCCCGATTCTGTAAAGGCTGAGTTGTTGCAAAGAATCCGAACTTTTCTTGTTTCAGCTGCTCTTTGA